One window of Trichoderma breve strain T069 chromosome 3, whole genome shotgun sequence genomic DNA carries:
- a CDS encoding PX domain-containing protein: MAPPPEIAIPSTSVSDEGSSKPYTLYNISLRLPLRSFIVQKRYSEFDALHSALVSQVGAPPPLPLPGKHWLRSTINSPELTRERQLGLEKYLRVIAESPDRRWRDTSAWRTFLNLPSSSTSNSTVSAAGK, from the exons ATGGCGCCACCGCCCGAGATTGCGATACCGTCGACGAGCGTCTCTGACGAAGGCTCATCGAAGCCCTACACGCTATACAACATCAGTCTTCGCCTACCGCTGCGTTCCTTCATCGTCCAGAAGCGATATTCCGAATTCGACGCCCTCCACAGCGCCTTGGTCAGCCAAGTTGGCGCTCCACCGCCGTTGCCCCTGCCCGGCAAGCATTGGCTCAGGTCGACCATCAACTCGCCCGAGCTCACGCGAGAGCGACAGCTTGGCCTCGAAAAGTACCTGCGAGTGATTGCGGAATCGCCGGatcgaagatggcgagacaCCTCAGCCTGGAGAACGTTCTTGAATCTGCCGAGTTCTAGCACGAGCAACTCTACAGTGTCGGCGGCAG GGAAGTGA
- a CDS encoding calponin homology (CH) domain-containing protein: MGESRQELLNWLNSLLQLNMTKVEQCGTGAALCQVFDSIYMDVPMSKVKFNVSGDYAYIQNFKVLQNTFLKHQVDKPIPVESLVKCKMQDNLEFLQWTKKFWDLNFPDHDYDAVARRKAGGAPAASSGPAPRAAVSSAAARRVGGTTPSTGPRLAKAAPGPGTAALQAEIATLKESVGGLERERDFYFSKLRDIELLIQQAVEEDPELEKQEDGLVKHIQNILYSTEEGFEIPAEAEGLDDQETF; this comes from the exons ATGGGTGAATCCAG ACAAGAGCTCCTCAATTGGCTGAACAGCCTCCTTCAGCTTAACATGACCAAGGTCGAGCAGTGCGGAACTGG cgccGCGCTCTGCCAGGTCTTTGACAGCATATACATGGACGTGCCTATGTCCAAGGTCAAGTTCAACGTCAGCGGCGATTACGCCTACATCCAAAACTTCAAAGTTTTGCAGA ACACGTTCCTCAAGCACCAGGTCGATAAGCCCATCCCCGTCGAATCGTTGGTGAAATGTAAGATGCAGGACAACCTAGAGTTCTTGCAATGGACGAAGAAGTTCTGGGACCTCAACTTCCCCGACCACGATTACGACGCTGTTGCACGAAGAAAGGCTGGCGGTGCGCCCGCAGCCAGTTCAGGACCGGCGCCCAGGGCTGCTGTCTCTAGCGCCGCTGCCCGACGAGTTGGCGGTACCACCCCAAGCACCGGCCCTCGTCTCGCCAAGGCAGCACCAGGCCCGGGCACCGCAGCTCTGCAGGCGGAGATAGCGACTTTGAAGGAGAGCGTGGGCGGCCTGGAGCGCGAACGAGACTTCTACTTTAGCAAGCTTCGTGATATTGAATTGCTGATCCAGCAAGCTGTGGAGGAGGACCCTGAACTGGAGAAGCAAGAGGATGGCCTGGTCAAGCACATTCAGAACATCCTGTACTCTACGGAGGAGGGCTTCGAGATCCcagccgaggccgagggTCTGGATGACCAGGAGACTTTTTAA
- a CDS encoding DEAD/DEAH box helicase domain-containing protein, producing the protein MAPSQKRSIEDDFIHTLSDNDDQIAEEEQVAVQPPKKKAKTNKKSAKKSKDEEPQPEETEGVWGQKDENDGAMDSDFEFMVDDAGDLGEDEFEGWGFEGAKKGMAVEKAGVDLDEIIRRRREKKNKKVGKEEDTSTDDAADIDMDDDEDGVLADDAFGMNVDSDAEESGEDADANGDKEDDGDEDEDEDDEAASDNDSVATPVNHPDDMSDDDDEEDAEEKAKRDAFFAPEEKPKPGQKVDVSSFQAMSLSRPILRGITTVGFSKPTPIQAKTIPIALMGKDLVGGAVTGSGKTAAFVLPILERLLYRPKKIPTTRVVILTPTRELAIQCHAVATKLAAHTDIKFTLAVGGLSLKAQEVELRLRPDVIIATPGRFIDHMRNSASFSVDTVEILVLDEADRMLEDGFADELNEILTTLPKSRQTMLFSATMTSTVDRLIKVGLNKPVRVMVDSQKKTAGTLTQEFVRLRPGREEKRMGYLVHICKNLYTERVIIFFRQKKDAHRARIIFGLLGFSCAELHGSMNQTQRIASVESFRDGKVSYLLATDLASRGLDIKGVDTVINYEAPQSVEIYVHRVGRTARAGRHGTSVTLAAEPDRKVVKAAVKAGKSQGSKIISRVIEAKDADKWQAEIDEMDDEIAEIEKEEKEERQLAQVEMQIKKGENIIEHEAEIKSRPKRTWFETQHDKNNAKQAGRDELNGPRAAKKKGGNVKLSNKDKKRLDAKADRTDSMGWKKGKGDAAKAAQAAKAKGGKKAPVKGKAKVQVKKPRGKR; encoded by the exons ATGGCGCCGTCACAGAAGAGATCAATTGAGGACGATTTTATCCATACCCTCTCGGATAACGACGACCAAATtgccgaggaagagcaggTCGCCGTTCAGCCTcccaagaagaaagcaaagacgAACAAGAagtcggccaagaagagcaaggatgAGGAGCCTCAACCGGAAGAGACCGAAGGGGTCTGGGGACAGAAGGACGAGAACGATGGCGCTATGGACTCTGATTTCGAATTCATGGTCGACGACGCTGGCGACCTCGGCGAGGATGAGTTTGAAGGATGGGGATTCGAAGGCGCAAAGAAGGGCATGGCCGTCGAGAAGGCCGGCGTCGACCTGGACGAGATTAtccgaagacgaagagaaaagaagaacaagaaagtTGGCAAGGAAGAGGATACTTCCACCGATGATGCAGCGGACATTGACatggacgacgacgaggacggagTGCTCGCAGATGATGCATTCGGCATGAATGTCGACTCAGACGCCGAGGAGTCGGGAGAAGATGCCGACGCTAACggagacaaagaagatgatggcgatgaagacgaggacgaagacgacgaggcgGCTTCCGACAATGACTCGGTAGCCACACCCGTCAATCACCCTGACGACATgtccgacgacgacgatgaagaagatgccgaagaAAAAGCTAAACGAGATGCCTTCTTCGCTCCTgaagaaaagccaaagcccgGACAAAAGGTTGATGTTTCATCGTTCCAGGCCATGTCTCTGTCCAGACCGATTCTGCGTGGTATTACCACCGTTGGCTTCTCAAAGCCAACTCCCATTCAGGCCAAGACCATCCCCATCGCTCTCATGGGCAAAGATCTTGTCGGTGGTGCAGTTACAGGTTCCGGTAAAACAGCAGCGTTCGTACTCCCCATCTTGGAACGACTCCTTTATCGACCCAAGAAGATACCCACCACACGTGTTGTGATCCTTACTCCAACCCGTGAGTTGGCAATCCAGTGTCATGCCGTAGCTACAAAGCTGGCAGCGCACACCGACATCAAGTTTACTCTGGCTGTTGGAGGTCTCAGTCTCAAGGCCCAGGAGGTGGAGCTTCGATTGAGGCCGGACGTGATTATCGCCACACCTGGTCGATTCATTGACCACATGAGGAACTCGGCTAGTTTTTCTGTCGATACCGTTGAGATCCTGgtgcttgatgaagccgacCGAATGCTCGAGGATGGATTTGCCGACGAACTCAACGAGATTCTCACTACGCTGCCAAAGTCACGTCAAAcgatgctcttctccgcTACCATGACTTCCACCGTCGACCGTCTCATCAAGGTCGGATTGAACAAGCCCGTGAGGGTCATGGTGGATTCTCAAAAGAAAACTGCAGGCACACTGACCCAAGAGTTTGTGAGACTTCGTCCGGGACGTGAAGAAAAGCGAATGGGCTACCTGGTACACATCTGCAAGAACCTATACACGGAAagagtcatcatcttcttccgccaaAAGAAGGATGCCCACAGAGCCCGAATCATCTTTGGCCTCCTAGGCTTTTCCTGCGCGGAGCTACACGGTAGCATGAACCAGACACAA CGTATTGCTAGTGTTGAGTCATTCCGAGACGGCAAAGTTTCCTATCTATTGGCAACAGATTTGGCCTCTCGTGGTCTCGATATCAAAGGTGTTGATACAGTCATCAATTACGAGGCTCCCCAGTCAGTAGAGATTTACGTGCACAGAGTTGGTCGAACGGCCCGTGCTGGACGCCATGGTACATCAGTGACTCTTGCTGCCGAACCCGACCGCAAAGtcgtcaaggctgccgtCAAGGCTGGCAAATCTCAGGGATCCAAGATTATAAGCCGCGTCATCGAAGCCAAGGATGCGGACAAATGGCAGGCCGAGATTGACGAGATGGACGATGAGATCGCCGAGattgagaaggaggagaaggaggagagacagCTTGCTCAAGTTGAGATGCAGatcaagaagggcgagaaCATTATCGAGCATGAGGCCGAGATCAAGTCCAGGCCGAAGCGAACATGGTTCGAGACACAGCACGACAAGAATAACGCCAAACAGGCCGGAAGGGATGAGCTGAACGGACCACGAgccgcaaagaagaagggcggcaaCGTCAAGCTGAGCAATAAGGACAAGAAACGCCTGGATGCAAAGGCAGACCGAACGGACAGCATGGGctggaagaagggcaaaGGGGACGCCGCAAAAGCTGCCCAagccgccaaggccaagggGGGCAAGAAGGCTCCtgtcaagggcaaggcaaaggtACAGGTGAAGAAGCCTCGGGGGAAGAGGTGA